The following are from one region of the Anaeropeptidivorans aminofermentans genome:
- a CDS encoding magnesium transporter CorA family protein: MMDIYKSGPQGLEKLETIEEGSWINLISPTLEEIRHVSQMAGVDQSFISAATDEEERSRIEYDEDTNSYLIVIDIPFITETRNSRTYETLPIGIIYSDKAIITVCLQESNIIDSFIKGAVKTFFTYKKSRFILLLLYRTATSYLQYLKQIDKKSSLIETELHKSMKNQELIQLMDLEKSLVYFSTSLKSNEIVLEKLLRLDLIKKYPEDKELLEDTIIENKQAIEMAKIYSDILSGTMDAFASIISNNLNIVMKLLTSVTIVMAIPTMISSFYGMNVVNMPLAAHPYAFWLIMGVAAICCVAAALFMARKKLF, translated from the coding sequence ATGATGGATATTTATAAATCAGGCCCCCAAGGGCTTGAAAAGCTTGAAACAATAGAAGAGGGCTCATGGATTAATTTAATCAGCCCCACACTTGAGGAAATAAGGCATGTGAGCCAAATGGCCGGAGTGGACCAAAGCTTTATAAGCGCCGCTACCGACGAAGAAGAACGCTCAAGAATAGAATACGATGAGGATACAAATTCATACCTTATCGTAATAGACATACCCTTTATCACTGAAACGAGAAATTCAAGAACTTATGAGACGCTTCCTATAGGTATTATTTACAGTGACAAAGCGATAATAACCGTATGCCTTCAGGAAAGCAATATCATAGACAGCTTTATAAAAGGTGCTGTAAAAACATTTTTTACTTATAAAAAGTCACGATTTATACTTTTGCTCTTGTATAGAACAGCTACAAGTTACCTTCAGTATCTTAAGCAAATAGATAAAAAAAGCAGCCTTATTGAAACAGAGCTTCACAAATCCATGAAAAATCAGGAATTAATACAGCTTATGGACCTTGAAAAATCCCTTGTTTATTTTTCTACTTCGTTAAAGTCCAATGAGATTGTTTTGGAAAAGCTTTTACGGCTTGATTTAATAAAGAAATATCCTGAGGACAAGGAGCTTCTTGAAGACACGATTATAGAAAACAAGCAGGCGATTGAAATGGCTAAAATATACAGCGATATTTTATCAGGAACCATGGATGCCTTTGCTTCTATTATTTCAAATAATCTTAATATTGTGATGAAGCTTTTAACCTCAGTAACGATAGTAATGGCAATACCAACCATGATTTCCAGCTTTTACGGAATGAACGTAGTCAATATGCCTCTTGCTGCCCACCCATATGCTTTCTGGCTGATTATGGGCGTTGCGGCTATATGCTGTGTTGCTGCGGCTCTTTTCATGGCCAGAAAAAAGCTTTTTTAA
- a CDS encoding helix-turn-helix domain-containing protein — MQIGEKIKQLRIRTNLTQEELANRAELSKGFISQLERDLTSPSIATLVDILECLGTNLRDFFNETTDDKIIFEKDDVFIQENEELGHSITWIIPNAQKNRMEPILMRLQKNGQSSIYSAHEGEVFGYIMQGSVTLHIGSQKFKVKKGESFYYNANSSYYVENSSSSTEAILLMVSTPPNF; from the coding sequence ATGCAAATAGGAGAAAAAATCAAACAGCTACGGATACGAACTAATTTAACCCAAGAAGAGCTTGCAAACCGCGCAGAGCTTTCAAAGGGCTTTATATCTCAGCTTGAAAGAGATCTTACAAGCCCTTCTATCGCTACTCTTGTAGATATATTAGAGTGCCTTGGAACGAATTTAAGAGACTTTTTCAACGAAACCACCGACGATAAAATTATTTTTGAAAAAGATGACGTTTTTATTCAGGAAAATGAGGAGCTTGGCCACAGCATCACCTGGATTATCCCAAACGCCCAGAAAAACCGTATGGAACCTATTCTCATGCGGCTTCAGAAAAACGGACAGTCGAGTATTTACAGCGCCCATGAAGGCGAGGTTTTCGGTTATATTATGCAAGGTTCCGTAACTTTGCATATAGGAAGCCAGAAGTTCAAGGTAAAAAAAGGCGAAAGCTTTTATTATAATGCAAATTCTTCTTATTATGTAGAGAATTCTTCCTCTTCGACAGAGGCAATACTTCTTATGGTATCAACACCACCAAACTTCTAA